From the genome of Danio aesculapii chromosome 16, fDanAes4.1, whole genome shotgun sequence, one region includes:
- the cabz01093075.1 gene encoding C-C chemokine receptor type 5, whose product MSSTAGLLSITAKSLRTEMENGSIPDLNDYTSYISNMDESVTGQPTTPALYSYEDYYSEADLNSAPCVYPAHGASILPVLYSLFFVVGFLGNALVIWVVLMGVRLRSMTDICLLNLAIADLLLVSTLPFLAHYARDEWIFGDHMCTMVLSVYHIGFYSGIFFIVMMSVDRYLAVVHAVFALKVRTRTYGILASLVIWVAAVTASFPELIHLKTTVTNNQTLCASYPTTDQLSYHDSKTAGIIKMNVIGLILPLSVIGFCYSMILIKLLTVRSSRKQAMRLVVVVMVVFFCCWAPYNIAAFFKALELKRVILSCESSKAITLSLQITEAVAYSHSCVNPFLYVFVGEKFRKHLFRLLNRTPFSRLQIMKSYIIQATGSVYSQTTSMDERSSVAV is encoded by the exons ATGAGTTCTACAGCTGGATTATTGAG CATCACCGCAAAGTCTCTGAGGACTGAAATGGAAAACGGCAGCATCCCTGATCTGAATGATTATACATCTTACAT ATCAAACATGGATGAGTCAGTTACTGGTCAGCCAACTACCCCTGCTCTTTACAGTTATGAAGACTACTACAGTGAAGCTGATCTTAATTCAGCACCCTGTGTTTATCCAGCACATGGAGCTAGCATCCTCCCAGTGTTATACTCTCTGTTTTTTGTGGTGGGCTTTCTGGGTAATGCACTGGTTATCTGGGTGGTCTTGATGGGTGTCAGGCTAAGAAGCATGACTGATATCTGTCTCCTGAACCTGGCTATAGCTGACCTGCTCTTGGTCTCCACACTTCCCTTTCTTGCGCACTATGCCAGAGACGAGTGGATCTTTGGTGATCATATGTGCACTATGGTGCTCAGTGTGTACCACATAGGATTCTACAGTGGGATTTTCTTCATTGTAATGATGAGCGTCGATCGATACCTAGCTGTAGTTCATGCTGTGTTCGCCTTGAAAGTCAGAACAAGGACATATGGGATCTTAGCTAGTTTAGTCATATGGGTCGCTGCTGTCACTGCATCCTTTCCCGAGTTGATACACCTCAAAACCACAGTGACAAATAATCAAACACTTTGTGCGTCTTATCCAACAACTGATCAATTGTCATATCATGATTCAAAGACAGCCGGAATCATTAAAATGAATGTCATAGGTTTAATCCTTCCACTTTCTGTGATAGGATTCTGTTACTCGATGATTCTCATCAAACTGCTGACCGTTCGCTCATCCAGGAAGCAGGCCATGCGTCTTGTCGTGGTGGTGATGGTGGTCTTCTTTTGCTGTTGGGCTCCATATAACATTGCAGCTTTTTTTAAAGCCTTAGAGCTGAAAAGAGTAATACTTTCCTGTGAAAGTAGTAAAGCAATCACTTTAAGTCTGCAGATCACAGAAGCTGTGGCGTACTCACACAGCTGTGTGAATCCATTTCTCTATGTGTTCGTGGGAGAGAAATTCAGGAAGCATCTTTTCAGACTTCTGAACAGGACACCGTTCAGCAGACTGCAGATCATGAAGAGTTATATCATACAGGCCACAGGATCTGTTTATTCACAGACTACTAGCATGGATGAGAGATCTTCAGTCGCAGTCTAa
- the si:cabz01093077.1 gene encoding C-C chemokine receptor type 4, which yields MTEAHPTSMEPSTDYYYEENMCNTEDGYLNPHVKAAILYMVFVLGLVGNIIVLWVLLKSMHVKNMTNLCLLNLALSDLLMVLSLPFWALYAQGHYLKANAMCKAMAGAYQVGFYSGIFFVTLMSVDRYLVIVHAVAVLGAKMLHYGIVASVIIWMVSIGAALPEVIFAGMVKEGESTSCQRDYSSESARKWKLFRNFGENAVGLFISLPIIAYCYLRVLMVVKKTKNSKKNRAIKLILGIVIMFVVFCVPYNVVVFLKILYEFEVLSSCEPYKIISMAMDVTQTIALTHCCVNPFIYAFVGEKFRKYLASVFSKYLRCLKTYQSTPSQSRISENDTSNTAIFSTSPMKSTQV from the exons ATGACTGAAGCGCATCCGACCAG TATGGAACCCTCAACTGATTACTATTATGAAGAGAACATGTGCAATACAGAAGATGGATACCTGAATCCACATGTCAAGGCTGCCATTTTATACATGGTTTTTGTCCTCGGCCTTGTTGGCAACATCATCGTCTTATGGGTCCTCCTGAAAAGCATGCATGTGAAAAATATGACAAACCTCTGCCTGCTGAATTTGGCCCTGTCCGATCTATTAATGGTACTCTCACTGCCCTTCTGGGCTCTCTATGCTCAAGGCCACTACCTGAAAGCCAACGCAATGTGTAAAGCTATGGCGGGTGCGTACCAAGTGGGATTTTACAGCGGGATCTTTTTTGTGACTCTCATGAGCGTGGATCGCTATCTTGTCATCGTACACGCCGTCGCAGTGCTAGGAGCGAAGATGCTGCACTACGGTATTGTGGCAAGTGTCATTATTTGGATGGTTTCCATTGGCGCAGCCCTTCCAGAGGTCATCTTTGCAGGGATGGTCAAGGAAGGCGAATCCACCAGTTGTCAGAGAGACTATTCCAGTGAGTCGGCCAGAAAGTGGAAGCTTTTTCGAAACTTTGGTGAAAATGCAGTTGGACTGTTCATCTCTTTGCCCATTATAGCTTACTGCTACTTAAGGGTACTGATGGTTGTAAAGAAGACAAAAAACTCTAAGAAGAATCGGGCCATAAAGCTCATCTTGGGCATTGTTATCATGTTTGTGGTCTTCTGTGTGCCCTACAATGTGGTGGTGTTCCTGAAAATCTTGTACGAATTTGAAGTGTTATCGAGCTGTGAGCCTTATAAGATAATCAGCATGGCCATGGATGTGACACAGACAATTGCTCTCACACACTGCTGTGTAAATCCATTTATTTACGCTTTCGTTGGAGAAAAGTTTAGGAAATACTTAGCAAGTGTGTTTTCGAAATATCTTCGTTGCCTGAAAACCTACCAATCAACTCCATCGCAATCCAGAATTTCAGAGAACGACACTTCCAACACAGCTATTTTCTCTACATCTCCCATGAAAAGTACGCAAGTGTAA